A single window of Debaryomyces hansenii CBS767 chromosome F complete sequence DNA harbors:
- a CDS encoding DEHA2F07986p (weakly similar to uniprot|P51979 Saccharomyces cerevisiae YGL251C HFM1 Meiosis specific DNA helicase involved in the conversion of double-stranded breaks to later recombination intermediates and in crossover control), protein MPFTPPRFMSNTGNSGIQEFALGLSTPLSGINSNNSALSGSRCHTYRSGTLGIGRIREPVFNFDTSHIFGDHYSLNCPPVRRKPSIPIRSVKRFDLRKQADKGINFSDFSSSSEGNETLDVSQKSTLMSTNQPVLSTSILPEKYRSIFSFSHFNKMQSESFETIYNSDHNCVINAPTGSGKTVLFELAMLRLFYFSNTNNKVLYLAPSKALCAEKYNDWVGKFSFLSITIGVLTSETSLEEAEDVKRSNIIISTPEKLDLLTRRLSNYDKLLNDVKLIVIDEIHILKDTRGSTLEVVTTRINKMCSKVRIIGASASAPNLYDMSIWLRKKDDLNPAITLNFDDTYRSVQLDKIVLGYASQKDKDFHFDQFLHSKLVGVIRHYGKNKPTLIFCPTRNSCIETAKYLNDNFDRNLCSQNSRIQFDEKELLVYAAHGIAFHHAGLSSDDRKKIELLFIEGKLNILCSTSTLSSGVNLPTYLVIIKGTKRWYSGSFHEYKETDVLQMIGRAGRPQFETRGKAVIMTTENQKDKYQRLLKGILKDGSEKIESCLHLNLAQHLVAEISLGTIGSIDDTLQWLKSTFFFIRFTSNPSYYKEISSFHASEPNKRLHHFCQKYLDSLVNERIVSPISSGGFRCTEYGDVMTKYYILYPTMRNIIRSKAGNTLLDVLTIFSRSSEFSEFSIKYNEKKLYKAINSSPYIRFPLHSTEFQDSDKVMLLLQYELCGLDFPNSPELMKLYYSFEGDKCYVFKQASRIIRCMIDVFRYKKDCVSLLNTLRFSRCVAGRCWENSVTELKQLDGIDEECIKKLRKNNISGFAEAKYLSQSQLEYFLGIEPGTGKNIAQSLQSLPKFKINATLASNKVRTDLETLEISLIVSIGIDNMERGNSKIKHNFINTIIGLSTGELLDFRRIAILELVEGNINSFRLTANVTDRQQKIHCHILSEDMVNIDARYVLSLDIIEEWKFDNLMNQKSRYESEYNSTTIKEIDNVLTQYSKSDSESDLDSEDLILDPVKSIRSTVEVSKEKCNLRDKPYRLNAIRKLRLDGNYECNHLCKDKTKCRHFCCRDGIPKVKKQRNTNKHVEIESNNCDSRLTASCSSFDISQIARSQTSRPNGPSFQSQDYLSSPNHKRKKIRLGQRVGIFNSNNGGLFDY, encoded by the coding sequence ATGCCTTTTACACCTCCCAGATTTATGCTGAATACAGGAAACTCAGGTATTCAAGAATTCGCTTTGGGTTTAAGTACACCATTATCTGGTATTAATCTGAATAACAGTGCATTATCTGGTTCTCGGTGTCATACGTACCGATCGGGTACCTTAGGAATAGGGAGAATTCGAGAACCAgtcttcaattttgatacGAGTCATATTTTTGGTGATCATTACAGTCTCAATTGCCCACCAGTTCGTAGAAAACCTTCGATTCCAATTAGATCGGTTAAAAGATTCGACTTAAGAAAACAGGCCGATAAAGGAATTAACTTCTCTGATTTTTCCTCCTCTTCTGAAGGGAATGAAACTTTGGATGTTTCTCAGAAAAGCACATTAATGTCTACAAATCAGCCCGTACTATCGACGTCTATATTGCCAGAGAAATACCGGTCAATATTTAGTTTCAGCCATTTTAACAAAATGCAATCAGAGTCATTCGAAACTATCTATAATTCAGATCATAACTGCGTAATAAATGCCCCAACGGGTTCGGGGAAGACTGTATTGTTTGAATTGGCAATGCTCAGGTTATTCTATTTCTCCAATACGAATAATAAAGTTCTTTATTTGGCGCCTAGTAAAGCCTTATGTGCCGAAAAGTATAATGATTGGGTTGgtaaattttctttcttaaGCATTACTATTGGTGTTTTGACCAGTGAAACATCattagaagaagcagaagatGTTAAAAGGTCCAATATAATTATCTCAACacctgaaaaattagaccTATTAACAAGAAGGTTATCTAActatgataaattattaaatgacGTAAAATTAATCGTGATAGATGAAATacatattttgaaagatacCAGGGGGTCTACATTGGAGGTCGTAACAACTAGAATTAACAAAATGTGCAGTAAAGTTAGAATTATCGGAGCATCGGCATCGGCCCCGAATTTATATGATATGTCAATTTGGTTGAGAAAGAAAGATGATTTGAATCCAGCTATAACTTTAAATTTTGATGATACTTATAGGTCTGTTCAACTAGATAAAATAGTTCTAGGTTATGCCTCCCAAAAGGATAAAGATTTTCActttgatcaatttcttcattcaaaaTTAGTTGGAGTCATAAGACATTATGGGAAAAACAAACCAACGTTGATATTTTGTCCTACAAGAAATAGCTGTATAGAAACGgccaaatatttgaatgataattttgatcGCAATCTATGCTCCCAAAATTCTCGGATTCAGTTTGACGAAAAAGAGTTGTTGGTATACGCAGCTCATGGAATTGCATTCCATCACGCTGGATTGTCTTCTGATGAtcgaaagaaaattgaattattatttattgaaggaaaattgaatattttgtgCTCCACATCAACCCTATCTCTGGGTGTTAATTTGCCAACCTATTTGGTAATTATAAAAGGAACAAAGCGCTGGTATAGTGGTTCTTTTCACGAATATAAAGAAACGGATGTTTTGCAAATGATTGGGCGGGCCGGACGACCGCAATTTGAAACCAGGGGCAAGGCAGTTATCATGACTACtgaaaatcaaaaagacAAATATCAGAGACTCTTGAAGGGTATACTTAAAGATGGCTCGGAAAAGATAGAAAGTTGTTTACATTTGAATTTGGCTCAGCATTTGGTGGCAGAGATATCACTAGGTACCATAGGAAGTATAGACGACACGTTACAGTGGTTAAAATCAacttttttcttcattcGTTTCACTTCCAACCCTTCGTATtataaagaaatatcatcCTTTCATGCACTGGAACCCAATAAGAGGTTACATCATTTTTGCCAAAAATACTTGGACAGCTTAGTAAATGAAAGGATTGTTTCTCCTATATCCAGTGGTGGTTTCCGGTGCACAGAATATGGAGACGTGATGACGAAATACTATATACTATATCCTACTATGAGGAATATAATTCGGAGCAAAGCTGGAAATACATTATTAGATGTATTGACCATTTTCTCTCGCTCCTCAGAGTTTTCGGAATTTAGTATAAAGTATAACGAAAAGAAGCTATATAAGGCTATTAATCTGTCACCTTATATCAGATTCCCTTTACATTCCACAGAATTTCAAGATAGTGACAAAGTGATGTTGTTATTGCAGTATGAACTATGTGGATTGGATTTCCCGAATAGTCcagaattaatgaaattatattattcttttgaagGAGACAAGTGCTATGTTTTCAAGCAAGCAAGTAGAATAATACGTTGTATGATTGATGTTTTTAGATACAAGAAAGATTGTGTATCACTACTTAATACCTTAAGGTTTTCGAGGTGTGTTGCAGGTAGATGTTGGGAAAATTCCGTGACTGAACTTAAACAATTAGATggaattgatgaagaatgtATCAAAAAACTTCGAAAGAACAACATAAGCGGATTTGCAGAAGCTAAATATTTAAGTCAACTGCAATTAGAATATTTTCTAGGTATAGAACCTGGTACTGGCAAAAATATTGCTCAGAGTCTTCAGTCTCTTCCGAAGTTCAAGATTAATGCAACATTAGCGTCTAACAAAGTACGCACGGATCTCGAAACACTAGAAATAAGCTTGATTGTTTCAATTGGTATAGATAATATGGAGAGGGGTAATTCGAAAATAAAGCATAACTTCATTAATACTATTATTGGTCTTTCTACTGGTGAGCTTTTAGACTTCAGGAGAATTGCAATATTGGAGTTGGTTGAGGGTAACATAAATTCGTTCCGATTAACAGCTAATGTGACAGATCGCCAACAAAAGATTCATTGCCATATTCTCTCAGAAGACATGGTTAACATCGATGCAAGATATGTTCTTTCTCTTGATATAATAGAAGAATGGAAATTCGATAAtctaatgaatcaaaaatcGAGATATGAGTCTGAATATAATTCGACCAccattaaagaaattgataatgttCTAACTCAATACCTGAAGTCTGATTCGGAATCTGATTTAGATAGCGAggatttaattttagatCCTGTTAAAAGTATTCGTTCTACCGTTGAAGTATCAAAAGAGAAATGTAACTTGAGAGACAAGCCTTATCGATTGAACGCTATTCGCAAACTAAGATTAGACGGAAATTACGAGTGTAATCATCTTTGTAAAGATAAAACCAAATGTCGCCATTTCTGCTGCAGAGACGGTATTCCAAAAGTAAAGAAACAGCGAAATACTAATAAGCATGTTGAAATAGAATCCAATAATTGCGATTCAAGATTAACAGCATCATGTTCATCCTTTGACATTTCCCAAATAGCAAGATCACAAACGAGTCGTCCAAATGGTCCCAGTTTCCAATCTCAAGACTACTTATCCCTGCCAAATCacaagagaaagaagataagaCTTGGTCAGAGAGTAGGCATATTCAACCTGAACAACGGTGGATTGTTTGATTATTAG
- a CDS encoding DEHA2F07964p (similar to ca|CA3480|IPF3224 Candida albicans IPF3224 unknown function), whose product MSLSLNEQANSRKSRLSKLREDRKLEKESTGDVQTQSILDQNTNGATPVNSTNEDIIHDTNNSSIRSRNFDLETRDAVSGIKNPPTLALSNNETVEVLASQIQRDILQGIRHKADEASSGQDEGSPLEKHESAYHSKDLKADLAYYFNKADTKTNQAINRILQTKYQNSIH is encoded by the coding sequence ATGCTGCTTTCGTTGAATGAACAGGCAAATAGTAGGAAGTCACGTCTATCCAAGTTAAGGGAGGACAGAAAACTCGAAAAAGAGTCTACTGGTGACGTGCAAACGCAATCAATTCTTGATCAAAATACTAACGGCGCTACACCAGTCAATTCAACTAATGAAGACATTATACACGATACAAATAACAGCTCTATAAGGTCTCgtaattttgatttagaaaCAAGAGATGCAGTTTCGGGAATCAAGAATCCTCCAACATTAGCGCTTTCGAATAATGAGACGGTTGAGGTATTAGCATCACAAATACAGCGCGATATACTACAAGGTATCAGACATAAGGCCGACGAGGCCTCTAGTGGGCAGGATGAAGGATCTCCATTGGAGAAGCATGAGTCGGCGTACCATAGCAAGGATTTGAAAGCGGACCTAGCGTACTATTTCAACAAAGCAGATACGAAGACAAATCAAGCAATAAATAGGATATTACAAACCAAGTATCAAAATTCCATACACTAG
- a CDS encoding DEHA2F07920p (weakly similar to uniprot|P13712 Saccharomyces cerevisiae YBR195C MSI1 Subunit of chromatin assembly factor I (CAF-I) regulates the RAS/cAMP pathway via sequestration of Npr1p kinase): MNGEELVLNDTVENSDVSNVDMQSDKPDDVTVVEHSPIDQQTEVNYRIWKKNAPFLYDYITTHSLLWPSLTVQFFPDLEKPLSKDAMLDPFQDFKKADSNGSKSENEASMQRILLGTFTLGQSTDSISILQLPYYTNLNKNLTIDKLDYNHEKEEFELTKIAKKKINVLQKINHWGDVNKSRYMPQNPDVIASSNNLGNLVIYDRTKHASFKNSLIGEDTEINKPQLHLINEWNPSDADIFAIDWNKQKEGVIISANMEGNINLYDIKSKFTSKDVQTINESQHFGNSNIAINDIEWIPNHDSILTYVDDQGSIKLLDVRLPEHQSLVLQHQKSNKGINSVSVNPGNQACLATGDIDGMIDVWDIRSFGSGNANSVYNIKKQHEGSITQLKWHPKYHNILASSSSDKSVKIFDLNTIEEEEGLIFTHAGHMLGVNDLDWSLHDDWMMASVADDNSLHVWKPSSQIVKQYKSI, encoded by the coding sequence atgaacGGTGAAGAACTTGTCCTTAACGACACAGTGGAGAATTCTGACGTTTCAAATGTTGATATGCAATCTGATAAACCCGACGATGTAACAGTAGTTGAACATTCGCCAATTGATCAACAAACAGAAGTCAACTACAGAATTTGGAAAAAGAATGCCCCATTTCTCTATGACTATATAACAACCCATTCCTTGTTATGGCCAAGTTTGACAGTACAATTTTTTCCAGATTTAGAGAAGCCTTTATCTAAGGACGCTATGTTGGATCCATTCCAAGACTTCAAAAAGGCTGATTCAAATGGTTCTAAATCAGAGAATGAAGCGTCCATGCAAAGAATTTTACTTGGTACATTTACTCTTGGCCAATCGACAGACagtatttcaattcttcagtTGCCATATTATactaatttaaataaaaatctCACCATAGATAAACTAGACTATAATCacgaaaaagaagaatttgaattaacaAAGATagcaaagaagaaaatcaatgTTCTACAGAAGATAAATCATTGGGGTGACGTTAATAAACTGAGATATATGCCCCAAAACCCTGACGTCATTGCAAGttctaataatttgggTAACCTAGTGATTTATGACAGAACCAAGCATGCTAGTTTTAAGAATAGTTTGATAGGCGAAGATACGGAAATAAACAAGCCTCAGTTGcatttaattaatgaatggAACCCGTCTGATGCTGATATATTTGCCATTGATTGGAACAAACAAAAAGAAGGCGTGATAATATCAGCGAATATGGAAGGTAATATTAACTTATACGATATTAAAAGTAAATTTACCTCCAAGGATGTGCAGACCATAAATGAATCACAACATTTTggtaattcaaatattgcTATAAACGATATAGAATGGATACCGAACCATGACTCCATTCTCACCTACGTTGATGATCAGGGAAGTATTAAATTACTTGATGTAAGATTACCAGAACATCAACTGTTAGTTCTTCAGCACCAAAAATCAAACAAAGGAATTAACAGTGTGAGTGTTAATCCAGGGAACCAAGCATGTTTAGCTACAGGAGATATTGATGGTATGATAGATGTTTGGGATATTAGATCGTTTGGTTCAGGTAATGCAAACAgtgtatataatattaaaaaacAACATGAAGGATCCATTACACAATTGAAATGGCATccaaaatatcataatattTTAGCATCTTCATCTAGTGATAAGCTGGTTAAgatatttgatttaaataCAATTGAAGAGGAGGAAGGGCTCATTTTTACTCATGCTGGACATATGTTAGGCGTAAATGATTTAGATTGGTCTTTGCATGACGATTGGATGATGGCAAGTGTTGCAGATGATAATTCTTTACATGTTTGGAAACCTTCGAGTCAAATAGTCAAGCAATACAAATCCATATAG
- a CDS encoding DEHA2F07942p (similar to uniprot|P05626 Saccharomyces cerevisiae YPL078C ATP4 Subunit b of the stator stalk of mitochondrial F1F0 ATP synthase) gives MKTKFCSYILTISRIGLRYMSTPVEPKQKANSIVDAMPGNNYLSKTGFLATSAAAAIYGISNEILVIHEETILVVTFTAFAALAAKFVAPLYTEWADGEIKKVNDLLNTSRTKHVTAVKERIDSVSQLKDVVETTKQLFAISKETAQLEAESFELKQKLAVSQEAKSTLDSWVRYEQQQRQLEQEQLIKSVLEKVNKEVENPKFQDKILAESVAEVEKLFAKA, from the coding sequence ATGAAAACGAAGTTTTGTTCGTATATACTAACAATTTCTAGAATTGGTTTACGTTATATGTCTACCCCAGTTGAGCCAAAGCAAAAGGCCAACTCTATTGTTGATGCTATGCCAGGTAACAACTACTTATCCAAGACTGGTTTCTTAGCTACCTCAGCTGCCGCTGCAATCTACGGTATTTCTAACGAAATACTTGTCATTCACGAAGAAACTATCTTGGTCGTTACTTTCACTGCTTTCGCTGCATTAGCTGCCAAGTTCGTTGCTCCATTATACACTGAATGGGCCGATGGTGAAATCAAGAAGGTTAACGATTTATTAAACACATCCCGTACCAAGCATGTCACTGCAGTCAAGGAAAGAATTGACTCAGTATCTCAATTAAAAGATGTTGTCGAAACTACCAAGCAATTATTTGCTATTTCTAAGGAAACCGCTCAATTAGAAGCCGaatcttttgaattaaAGCAAAAGCTTGCTGTTTCCCAAGAAGCCAAGTCTACTTTAGATTCATGGGTTAGATACgaacaacaacaaagaCAATTagaacaagaacaattgATCAAGTCTGTCTTAGAAAAGGTCAACAAGGAAGTTGAAAACCCTAAATTCCAAGATAAGATTTTGGCCGAATCAGTTgctgaagttgaaaaattattcgCTAAAgcttaa
- a CDS encoding DEHA2F07898p (similar to uniprot|P40516 Saccharomyces cerevisiae YIL064W Putative S-adenosylmethionine-dependent methyltransferase of the seven beta-strand family) — translation MSNEIRLNSSKLGTKEYWNSFYKKEIANFQDNEEDTGECWFDDSDAESKMIQFLIDKINGEELPFGKQENIKIVDLGTGNGHLLFQLHEDILEECDYQDQIKFDFMGIDYSPDSVEFATKIAKQKYPQAAFQFEQVDLLTKENKFLSANTSQFDILLDKGTLDAIALNQDPISELGDKIGMDVYASQVSQLMHQNSVLLITSCNFTESELIKIITQDKTNSLSVWNKIDYPSFQFGGVKGSTICSIAFIKN, via the exons ATGTCAAATGAAATAAGGTTAAACTCTTCCAAATTAGGAACGAAAGAATA CTGGAATAGTTTTTACAAGAAGGAGATAGCAAACTTCCAAGATAATGAGGAGGATACCGGAGAGTGTTGGTTTGATGATTCAGATGCAGAACTGAAGATGATACAATTccttattgataaaataaatggGGAAGAATTACCGTTTggaaaacaagaaaatatcaaaatagtCGACTTAGGAACCGGTAATGGTCACctattatttcaattgcaCGAGGACATCCTAGAAGAATGTGATTACCAAGATCAAATAAAGTTTGATTTTATGGGAATTGACTACTCTCCTGATTCGGTAGAATTTGCTACTAAAATAgctaaacaaaaatatccTCAGGCTGCATTTCAATTCGAACAGGTGGATTTATTAACCaaggaaaataaatttttgtCTGCTAACACATCTCAGTTTGATATTCTATTAGACAAGGGCACACTAGATGCCATAGCACTCAACCAAGACCCCATTTCAGAATTAGGTGATAAAATCGGTATGGATGTCTATGCGTCTCAGGTATCGCAATTGATGCATCAAAATTCAGTTTTGTTGATAACTTCTTGCAATTTTACTGAatcagaattaataaaaattataacCCAAGATAAGACTAATAGCTTGTCAGTATGGAATAAAATAGATTATCCTAGCTTCCAATTCGGTGGTGTCAAAGGGTCTACTATTTGCAGCATCGCATTCATCAAAAATTGA